The Raphanus sativus cultivar WK10039 chromosome 2, ASM80110v3, whole genome shotgun sequence genome includes a region encoding these proteins:
- the LOC108841896 gene encoding small RNA-binding protein 11, chloroplastic, translating to MAALARIGGRYLKSVGVINASPSCFLAQRRGVATKLFVGGLSFYTTEQGLSEAFSQCGQVVEAQIVMDRVSDRSKGFGFVTFASDDDARKALMEFNGQQLNGRVIFVDYAKAKQGFSGGGGGGLPIARGPPRPGEVAATTPETLNMD from the exons ATGGCGGCGCTCGCAAGGATCGGTGGCCGGTACCTGAAATCCGTCGGCGTAATTAACGCTTCCCCCTCATGTTTCCTTGCTCAACGCCGTGGAGTTGCTACTAAACTCTTTGTTGGCG GATTATCGTTTTACACTACCGAGCAGGGATTGTCAGAGGCATTTTCTCAATGTGGCCAAGTTGTTGAAG CTCAAATAGTCATGGATAGAGTCTCTGATAGATCCAAAGGTTTCGGTTTTGTGACATTTGCTTCTGATGACGATGCTCGCAAGGCTTTGATGGAGTTTAATGGACAG CAATTAAACGGTCGTGTAATATTTGTGGACTACGCTAAGGCCAAGCAAGGTTTTagtggcggtggtggtggtggcttACCAATAGCTAGAGGACCGCCTAGGCCAGGGGAAGTAGCTGCCACAACACCTGAAACATTGAACATGGACTAA
- the LOC108841895 gene encoding protein trichome birefringence-like 9, whose translation MDHHQQQLFSLCSVSYVFNIKKHFFVSLFSLTVLIFSTVVILNLVESSSFEPLLRFGLFSPSSQNLTKDCDYSKGRWVRRTSSSSSSLMYGEECRFLDSGFRCRKNGRKDSGYLDWRWQPHGCDLPRFNASDFLERSRNGRIVFVGDSIGRNQWESLMCMLSQAVHNKSEIYEVYGNPITKHKGFLSMRFPRQNLTVEYHRTPFLVVIGRPPEHSPQEVKTTVRVDEFNWQSKKWVDSDVLVFNSGHWWNEEKTVLAGSYFEEGRKVNKTMGAMEAFGKSLKTWKSWVLEKLDPDKTYVFFRSYSPVHYRNGTWNLGGLCDAETGPESDKRRMEPDAAHNRYIYEVIEDMRYHRHSKVKFLNITYLTEFRKDGHPSRYREGGTPVDAPQDCSHWCLPGVPDTWNEILYAQLLSMNYRAK comes from the exons atggatcatcatcaacaacaactcTTCTCTCTCTGCTCAGTTTCATACGTCTTCAACATCAAGAAACATTTCTTCGTCAGCCTCTTTTCACTTACCGTCCTCATATTCTCCACCGTCGTCATCCTCAACCTCGTCGAGTCTTCCTCCTTCGAGCCCCTTCTCCGTTTCGGATTGTTTTCGCCCTCGTCGCAAAACTTAACAAAGGATTGTGATTACTCCAAAGGAAGATGGGTTCGTcgaacatcatcatcatcatcatcattgatGTACGGAGAAGAGTGTCGCTTTCTTGATTCAGGGTTTCGTTGTCGGAAGAACGGTAGAAAAGATTCCGGTTATCTAGATTGGCGATGGCAACCACACGGCTGCGATCTTCCACG ATTCAACGCAAGTGACTTTCTGGAGAGGAGTAGGAACGGGAGGATAGTGTTTGTGGGAGATTCAATTGGAAGAAACCAGTGGGAATCACTCATGTGCATGCTCTCACAAGCAGTACATAACAAGTCCGAGATCTATGAAGTATATGGGAACCCCATAACGAAACACAAGGGCTTTCTCTCCATGCGGTTCCCTCGGCAAAACCTCACAGTCGAGTATCACAGAACGCCGTTTCTCGTCGTCATTGGCCGGCCACCTGAACACTCACCGCAAGAGGTCAAAACCACAGTGAGAGTCGACGAGTTCAACTGGCAATCAAAAAAATGGGTTGACTCGGATGTTCTCGTCTTCAACTCAGGGCACTGGTGGAACGAAGAGAAGACCGTGTTAGC AGGGTCATACTTTGAAGAGGGAAGGAAAGTGAACAAGACAATGGGAGCGATGGAGGCGTTTGGGAAGTCTTTAAAGACGTGGAAGTCATGGGTTTTAGAGAAACTTGATCCCGACAAGACTTATGTCTTCTTCAGAAGCTACTCTCCAGTGCATTACAGAAACGGGACATGGAATCTGGGTGGTCTGTGTGATGCAGAGACTGGTCCTGAGAGTGATAAAAGGAGAATGGAACCTGATGCGGCTCACAACAGATATATCTATGAAGTGATTGAAGATATGAGATATCATCGACACAGTAAGGTTAAGTTTCTCAATATTACATATCTGACAGAGTTTAGGAAAGATGGTCATCCTTCTCGGTACCGAGAGGGTGGCACTCCTGTTGATGCTCCACAAGACTGCAGCCACTGGTGCTTACCAGGCGTACCTGACACATGGAATGAGATTCTCTATGCGCAACTCTTGTCAATGAATTATAGAGCAAAGTGA
- the LOC108827166 gene encoding 40S ribosomal protein S17-4, whose protein sequence is MGRVRTKTVKKSSRQVIEKYYSRMTLDFHTNKKILEEVAIIPSKRLRNKIAGFSTHLMKRIQKGPVRGISLKLQEEERERRMDFVPDESAIKTDRIEVDKETLDMLASLGMGDMAGVVKVDPVSAAPVAGFGRGRRF, encoded by the coding sequence ATGGGGCGCGTCCGCACGAAGACGGTGAAGAAATCATCACGCCAGGTGATCGAGAAGTACTACTCGCGCATGACGCTCGACTTCCACACGAACAAGAAGATCCTCGAGGAAGTCGCCATCATCCCTTCGAAGCGTCTCCGCAACAAGATCGCCGGGTTCTCGACGCATCTCATGAAGAGGATCCAGAAGGGACCGGTCCGCGGGATCTCCCTCAAGCTCCAGGAGGAAGAGCGCGAGCGCCGCATGGACTTCGTCCCCGACGAGTCCGCCATCAAGACCGATCGCATCGAGGTCGATAAGGAGACGCTCGACATGCTCGCCTCCTTGGGGATGGGCGATATGGCGGGGGTTGTTAAGGTGGATCCAGTCTCGGCCGCTCCTGTTGCTGGTTTTGGCCGTGGAAGGAGGTTCTAG